A genomic region of Streptomyces rimosus contains the following coding sequences:
- the cobO gene encoding cob(I)yrinic acid a,c-diamide adenosyltransferase — protein sequence MPQGKPSVVPEDGLTTRQRRNRPLVLVHTGPGKGKSTAAFGLALRAWNQGWPVGVFQFVKSAKWKVGEERALRVLGGTGEGGTVAWHKMGEGWSWVQRDSQFSNEEAAREGWEQVKRDLAAETYKLYVLDEFAYPMHWGWVDPAEVVSVLRDRPGTQHVVITGRNAPQELCDFADLVTEMTKVKHPMDAGQKGQRGIEW from the coding sequence ATGCCACAGGGAAAGCCGTCCGTCGTCCCGGAAGACGGACTCACCACCCGCCAGCGCCGCAACCGGCCGCTGGTCCTCGTCCACACCGGCCCCGGCAAGGGCAAGTCCACCGCCGCCTTCGGGCTGGCGCTGCGGGCCTGGAACCAGGGCTGGCCGGTCGGGGTGTTCCAGTTCGTGAAGTCGGCGAAGTGGAAGGTGGGTGAGGAGCGCGCGCTGCGGGTGCTGGGCGGCACCGGCGAGGGCGGCACGGTCGCCTGGCACAAGATGGGTGAGGGCTGGTCGTGGGTGCAGCGCGACTCCCAGTTCAGCAACGAGGAGGCGGCCCGCGAGGGCTGGGAGCAGGTCAAGCGGGACCTGGCCGCCGAGACGTACAAGCTCTACGTGCTGGACGAGTTCGCGTACCCGATGCACTGGGGGTGGGTGGACCCCGCCGAGGTGGTCTCCGTCCTGCGCGACCGACCCGGCACCCAGCACGTCGTCATCACGGGCCGCAACGCGCCGCAGGAGCTGTGCGACTTCGCGGACCTGGTGACCGAGATGACCAAGGTCAAGCACCCGATGGACGCGGGCCAGAAGGGCCAGCGGGGCATCGAGTGGTGA